Proteins encoded in a region of the Enterococcus gilvus ATCC BAA-350 genome:
- a CDS encoding GNAT family N-acetyltransferase, which translates to MTKVRIEVGNAGYLRAASCFIRMEVFVRERALAMTDEFDQNDTPDTVYSVLFAGDLPVATARFLLDEEGTARIGRVATQKDYRGKQLGRQAVTVLEIFAKEKQTKQVLIHAELTAAAFYEQLGYVRMGERYEEDGVPCITLVKKL; encoded by the coding sequence ATGACGAAGGTAAGAATAGAAGTGGGAAATGCTGGGTATTTGCGAGCTGCGAGCTGTTTTATTCGTATGGAGGTATTTGTACGTGAACGAGCGTTAGCGATGACGGATGAATTCGATCAAAACGATACGCCGGATACAGTATACAGCGTTCTTTTTGCGGGAGATCTCCCTGTAGCGACCGCGCGCTTTTTGTTGGATGAGGAGGGCACTGCTCGAATTGGCCGTGTGGCGACACAAAAGGACTACCGAGGCAAGCAGTTAGGCCGACAAGCAGTCACTGTGCTAGAGATATTTGCGAAAGAAAAACAGACGAAACAAGTCCTGATCCATGCAGAATTAACGGCGGCCGCCTTTTATGAACAATTGGGTTATGTTCGAATGGGCGAGCGTTACGAGGAAGATGGCGTACCTTGTATAACACTGGTAAAAAAACTGTAG
- a CDS encoding C-GCAxxG-C-C family protein — MVHQEQALTSFQAGKNCCQAVVEAYCEEMGISEEEAHLLGASYGGGNYQGLCGALAGTYIVANALKGTLDESDPAKCQADKAGNRIVAMT; from the coding sequence ATGGTGCATCAAGAACAAGCATTGACGTCTTTTCAAGCTGGAAAAAATTGTTGTCAGGCTGTTGTCGAGGCCTATTGCGAGGAGATGGGGATCTCTGAGGAGGAGGCTCATCTGTTAGGGGCCAGTTATGGCGGAGGAAACTATCAAGGCCTTTGCGGTGCGTTGGCGGGAACCTATATCGTCGCGAACGCCCTCAAGGGGACCCTTGACGAATCCGATCCTGCGAAGTGTCAGGCAGACAAGGCAGGTAATCGTATCGTTGCGATGACGTAA
- a CDS encoding FAD-dependent oxidoreductase, with protein MKVVVIGGVAGGPSFATRLRRLNEEHEIVIYERGEHISYASCALPYYLGGVIEDLDSLIERTPEILKVKNNIDVFTKHEVTAIDPDKKQLVVKDLATGEETTTNYDKLVISAGARPTLPPIIGANKAENGFVLRNVTNAAEIKTFIDAHDPKKVLVLGAGVMGLEVAENFKHRGMDVTLVDQLPQVAFPYDEEIADLIYDKLIENGLHVHLETRVEEIRQSGKDVVLSDGTTIDPDMILFATGVAPNNEVAKTAGIELSDDGQIIVNDQLETNLSDIYAIGDIIKTTSVVTGLATSSMLSSAANRQGHMLADMINGTPMRYRGYVGAGVAKIFDFTASYAGMTEHALKAAGVTNYKSVFVTPFDHAYFYPGATRLNLKIIFDATSGKILGGQAVGEKGVDKRMGELSVAITGNLTVFDLPDLELPYSPPYSTTRDPLNIAGYVAINQMTNIVETVKASDIPAEDLATAFFLDIREPDKAKSGSIEATKNIPMNELRDRINEIPRDKKVYITFRKGLNTYTSARILAGFGIPAILIEE; from the coding sequence ATGAAAGTTGTAGTAATCGGCGGAGTAGCAGGCGGACCTTCCTTTGCCACACGGTTGCGCCGTTTGAATGAAGAACATGAGATCGTTATTTATGAACGTGGAGAACATATCTCATATGCCAGTTGTGCGCTGCCTTATTATCTAGGCGGTGTGATCGAAGACTTGGATTCATTGATCGAGCGAACACCCGAAATATTAAAAGTCAAAAACAATATCGATGTCTTCACGAAACACGAAGTGACCGCTATTGATCCAGATAAGAAACAATTGGTCGTTAAAGACCTGGCAACAGGAGAAGAAACGACTACGAATTATGATAAATTGGTTATTTCCGCAGGCGCGCGTCCAACGCTTCCGCCGATCATTGGCGCAAACAAAGCAGAAAACGGGTTTGTTTTACGCAACGTAACGAATGCAGCGGAGATCAAAACCTTTATCGATGCTCATGATCCGAAAAAGGTCCTGGTTTTAGGTGCTGGAGTGATGGGACTGGAAGTAGCTGAAAACTTCAAACATCGCGGAATGGACGTGACATTAGTGGATCAATTGCCGCAGGTCGCCTTTCCTTATGATGAAGAAATTGCAGACTTGATCTACGATAAATTGATCGAAAATGGGTTGCACGTTCACTTGGAAACACGTGTAGAAGAGATTCGTCAATCCGGAAAAGACGTCGTTTTATCTGATGGCACGACGATCGATCCAGACATGATCCTCTTCGCTACCGGGGTCGCACCAAACAATGAAGTCGCAAAAACAGCAGGGATCGAGTTGTCCGACGATGGACAGATCATCGTCAATGATCAGCTGGAGACCAATCTTTCCGATATTTATGCCATCGGCGACATCATCAAAACGACCAGTGTAGTGACTGGATTGGCCACCTCAAGTATGCTGTCCAGCGCCGCAAACCGCCAAGGCCATATGCTGGCGGACATGATCAACGGCACACCGATGCGTTACCGAGGCTATGTCGGTGCGGGTGTCGCGAAAATTTTTGATTTTACTGCAAGCTATGCTGGAATGACGGAGCATGCGTTGAAGGCTGCGGGCGTGACCAACTACAAATCAGTTTTTGTAACGCCCTTTGATCATGCCTATTTCTACCCAGGTGCGACGCGACTGAATCTGAAGATCATTTTCGACGCGACAAGCGGGAAAATTTTAGGCGGGCAAGCAGTGGGTGAAAAGGGCGTTGACAAGCGTATGGGTGAATTGTCAGTGGCGATCACTGGAAATCTGACGGTCTTTGATTTACCAGATCTGGAATTGCCTTATTCACCGCCTTATTCAACCACCCGCGACCCATTGAACATTGCGGGATACGTGGCGATCAATCAAATGACGAATATTGTTGAAACGGTCAAGGCCTCCGATATCCCAGCAGAAGATCTGGCAACTGCCTTCTTCTTGGACATTCGCGAACCCGACAAGGCTAAATCCGGCAGTATCGAAGCCACGAAAAATATTCCGATGAACGAATTGCGTGATCGGATCAATGAAATCCCTCGGGACAAAAAGGTATATATTACGTTTAGAAAAGGCTTGAATACGTATACTTCCGCGCGTATTTTGGCGGGCTTTGGTATTCCAGCGATTTTGATCGAGGAGTAA